The Macrobrachium rosenbergii isolate ZJJX-2024 chromosome 8, ASM4041242v1, whole genome shotgun sequence genome includes a region encoding these proteins:
- the LOC136841250 gene encoding larval cuticle protein 65Ag1-like produces the protein MQTHLSLLSINMKLIILASLAVVSLAAPRPDKPIPAPAPSYGAPSQRSFDHSAEVPAILRDERQMSDDASSYNFAIETEDGIQREEFGSAIDDGSAEGAVAQSGKVSFTLPDGQQFELTFVADENGFQPQSSFLPVAPAFPHEIPQFVLDQIEKARREDEEAARSGPRSSGGPSNSYQAPL, from the exons ATGCAAactcacctctctctcctctccatcaaCATGAAGCTG ATCATCCTCGCCTCCTTGGCCGTCGTGTCCCTGGCCGCCCCTAGGCCCGACAAACCCATCCCTGCCCCTGCTCCGTCCTACGGCGCCCCCTCTCAGAGATCCTTCGACCATTCCGCCGAAGTCCCAGCCATCCTCCGCGACGAGAGGCAGATGTCTGACGACGCCTCCAGCTACAACTTCGCCATCGAGACTGAGGACGGAATCCAACGCGAGGAATTCGGTTCCGCCATCGACGACGGAAGCGCTGAAGGAGCCGTCGCTCAGAGCGGAAAGGTCTC CTTCACCCTCCCCGACGGCCAACAGTTCGAGCTGACCTTCGTGGCTGACGAGAATGGCTTCCAgccccagtcttccttcctgCCAGTCGCTCCCGCATTCCCCCACGAGATTCCCCAGTTCGTCCTCGACCAGATCGAAAAGGCAAGACGCGAGGACGAGGAAGCTGCCCGCTCCGGCCCACGCAGCAGCGGTGGCCCATCCAACAGCTACCAGGCCCCCTTGTAA